The Candidatus Izemoplasma sp. genome has a window encoding:
- the buk gene encoding butyrate kinase — MTYKILTINPGSTSTKIAIFEDDKNIFSKTIRHKTEDIAKFQSIFDQFDFRKSAILDALKESPYDLESFDAITGRGGMLKPIEGGTYRVNDHMISYMKRAPRGEHASNLGCVIAKELADKIDVPSFIVDPVAVDEMENIARFTGMPEIKRQSLFHALNQKAVALRAASDLNKSYHSLNLIVAHLGGGISVGVHKAGRVIDVNNALDGDGPMSPERSGSVPIGPLYKMAMSGKYTLSEMKRKNYGKGGLVAYLGTNDGYEIEQRIKNGDEEAKFMVDVMCYQIAKEIGADATVLKGKVDAIVLTGGLAYDTYIVEQIKARVAFIADVLVYPGEDEMESLALGTLRVLRNEESYKIYQ, encoded by the coding sequence ATGACGTATAAAATTTTAACAATTAACCCTGGTTCAACATCAACAAAAATAGCAATTTTTGAAGATGATAAGAACATATTTAGCAAAACAATCAGACATAAAACTGAGGACATCGCTAAGTTCCAATCTATTTTTGATCAATTTGATTTTCGGAAGTCAGCTATTCTTGATGCACTTAAGGAATCTCCTTATGACTTAGAATCCTTTGATGCGATCACTGGTCGCGGAGGTATGTTAAAGCCGATTGAAGGTGGAACTTACCGTGTTAACGACCATATGATATCCTATATGAAGCGCGCTCCCAGAGGAGAACATGCTTCCAACTTAGGGTGTGTTATTGCTAAAGAATTAGCAGATAAGATTGATGTACCCTCATTTATTGTCGATCCTGTCGCAGTCGATGAAATGGAGAATATTGCACGCTTCACTGGTATGCCTGAAATTAAACGACAAAGTTTATTTCATGCCTTAAATCAAAAAGCTGTCGCGTTACGTGCGGCCAGTGATCTTAATAAATCATACCACTCACTTAATTTAATTGTTGCACATTTAGGTGGAGGGATTAGTGTTGGCGTCCACAAGGCAGGTCGCGTGATTGATGTTAATAATGCACTTGATGGGGACGGTCCAATGTCACCTGAACGCAGTGGGAGTGTGCCTATTGGTCCATTATACAAAATGGCTATGAGTGGGAAATATACCCTTAGTGAAATGAAACGGAAAAATTATGGCAAAGGCGGTCTTGTCGCTTACTTAGGAACAAATGATGGCTATGAAATAGAACAGCGTATAAAAAATGGTGATGAAGAAGCCAAGTTTATGGTTGATGTTATGTGTTACCAAATAGCCAAAGAAATTGGCGCTGATGCAACGGTATTAAAAGGGAAAGTTGATGCCATTGTATTGACAGGTGGATTAGCATATGATACATATATAGTTGAACAGATTAAAGCGCGTGTTGCGTTTATCGCAGATGTCTTGGTTTATCCTGGTGAGGATGAAATGGAGTCACTTGCCTTAGGGACGTTACGCGTATTAAGAAATGAAGAATCATATAAAATATATCAATAG
- a CDS encoding phosphate acyltransferase, with amino-acid sequence MKTINDIVNKAKAIPTQTLVVAVADDSHVLEAVEMARKDNIVNAILVGDKSNIEAIAKTLDIDLSHYDIINESDHELACQIAVKEVHDNANYFLMKGLVSTSTILSQALNKDYGLRTKNRISHVSVMEVSTHDKLIFMSDGAMNIAPNLDEKRQIIENSVVIARAIGIDYPKVGVIGAVEKFNPKMEATIHAKELVDLNTSGTIKHCRVSGPYAIDNAINKEAAVHKGITHPDAGEIDILLMPRIEAGNVFYKTMMFLANAKSASVIAGASKPIVLTSRADSTMSKYYSIALGALVAHF; translated from the coding sequence ATGAAAACAATTAATGATATTGTTAACAAAGCAAAGGCAATTCCTACACAAACATTAGTTGTCGCTGTCGCAGATGACTCACATGTCCTTGAAGCTGTTGAAATGGCCCGTAAAGACAATATTGTAAATGCTATTTTAGTGGGGGACAAATCGAATATTGAAGCAATTGCTAAAACATTAGATATCGATTTATCTCATTATGACATTATTAATGAGTCGGATCACGAATTAGCCTGTCAAATAGCTGTTAAAGAAGTTCACGACAACGCCAATTATTTTCTAATGAAAGGTTTAGTCAGTACCAGTACCATTTTAAGCCAAGCACTAAATAAAGACTATGGACTAAGAACAAAGAACCGCATATCACATGTTAGTGTTATGGAAGTCTCAACCCATGATAAACTCATCTTTATGAGTGATGGCGCAATGAATATTGCCCCAAATCTTGATGAAAAACGACAAATCATTGAAAATAGTGTTGTGATTGCTAGAGCCATTGGAATTGATTACCCTAAAGTTGGTGTGATTGGAGCGGTTGAGAAATTTAATCCAAAGATGGAAGCTACGATTCATGCGAAAGAGTTAGTTGACCTCAATACATCTGGTACAATTAAACACTGTCGTGTTTCGGGACCCTACGCAATTGATAATGCAATTAATAAAGAAGCCGCGGTACACAAAGGCATCACACACCCAGATGCAGGCGAGATTGATATCTTACTAATGCCCCGTATCGAAGCGGGTAATGTTTTTTACAAAACAATGATGTTTCTCGCAAATGCAAAAAGTGCCAGTGTCATCGCAGGCGCTAGCAAACCAATCGTTTTAACATCACGTGCAGACTCAACTATGAGTAAATACTATTCTATTGCACTTGGTGCACTTGTCGCTCATTTTTAG